One Brassica napus cultivar Da-Ae chromosome C4, Da-Ae, whole genome shotgun sequence genomic region harbors:
- the BNAC04G27840D gene encoding uncharacterized protein BNAC04G27840D, whose translation MAKSYTHSASMVVAEKISWYCAVFAAMMLLMSCCHVEEEAGSTNTNVQKQQPSMMIAGYSDRRPACDEIYEVKEGETLQTISEKCGDPYIVEGNPHIHDHDDVFPGLLIRITPSF comes from the coding sequence ATGGCTAAGAGCTATACTCATTCTGCTTCCATGGTAGTAGCAGAGAAGATCTCATGGTACTGCGCGGTGTTTGCCGCCATGATGCTGCTAATGAGCTGCTGCCACGTAGAAGAAGAGGCCGGTTCCACAAATACCAACGTGCAGAAGCAGCAGCCATCGATGATGATCGCCGGATATTCTGATCGGCGCCCAGCATGCGATGAGATATATGAAGTGAAAGAAGGAGAGACGTTGCAGACGATAAGTGAGAAGTGTGGAGATCCATATATAGTTGAAGGGAATCCTCATATACATGACCATGATGATGTTTTCCCTGGTTTACTCATCAGAATCACTCCTTCTTTTTAA
- the LOC106417853 gene encoding protein LITTLE ZIPPER 3 → MERLNSKLYVENCYIMKENERLRKKAELLNQENQQLLVQLKQKLSKTNKNPNGSNNDNNVSSSSSASGQS, encoded by the coding sequence ATGGAGAGGCTAAACTCGAAGCTGTATGTGGAGAACTGTTACATAATGAAAGAGAATGAGAGGCTAAGGAAGAAAGCTGAGCTTCTGAACCAAGAAAATCAACAGCTTCTGGTTCAACTCAAACAGAAACTATCCAAGACTAACAAGAACCCTAATGGATCAAACAATGACAACAATGTTTCTTCATCAAGTTCTGCCTCTGGACAATCCTGA